One window from the genome of Candidatus Nitrosotenuis cloacae encodes:
- a CDS encoding histidine kinase dimerization/phospho-acceptor domain-containing protein translates to MVDALSSNKIKITDDLASKLSHELRTPLVPIRAYADMLLRGDFGSLNDEQQKRLELLVLSAKQLQQKIELLLDQRILDNRIRDSGTDHHIRELEQEKALLEKINLMLSEKIQEDHSEIKELRNDLSKTEHRKTEYEQEKLILDKTVQIEEKKSHRLAKKNLVIIATAALVVGIGFAAYSIYVVELVGAQYGVSNLGNLKSNYVIQNLRGDTVDTWLSWRLTPESTLVVGVIDGQKHPDKLELIKEVILSEEAIQIDDSLLHKGPVGSTSTYYMGWAGALKQAAKTQTVLYIPSKLEVVESKSGEGNITIILTDEKSGDGYSGFTKSIADDAQNQILKSTITIYEVDRLDDEQFKTVLRHELGHALGLAHSTAPEDLMAPTIQTAYPYISGCAIDSIVRLYDGGKNSQVVCEK, encoded by the coding sequence GTGGTAGATGCTCTCTCTTCAAATAAGATCAAAATAACGGATGATCTGGCAAGCAAACTAAGTCACGAGTTGCGAACGCCGCTTGTTCCAATACGTGCATATGCCGACATGTTGCTGCGTGGCGACTTTGGCTCACTTAACGATGAGCAGCAAAAAAGGCTTGAACTTCTTGTTTTGAGCGCAAAACAGCTGCAGCAAAAGATCGAGTTGTTACTTGATCAACGGATCCTGGACAATCGTATACGTGACTCGGGCACCGATCACCACATCAGAGAGCTTGAGCAGGAAAAGGCGCTGTTGGAAAAAATCAACCTTATGCTGAGTGAAAAAATCCAAGAAGATCACTCTGAGATTAAGGAACTCAGAAACGATCTCAGCAAAACAGAGCACCGAAAAACGGAATATGAACAGGAAAAACTCATCCTTGACAAAACGGTGCAAATCGAGGAGAAAAAGAGCCACCGTCTTGCAAAAAAGAACCTGGTAATTATTGCCACTGCGGCCTTGGTTGTGGGAATCGGCTTTGCGGCTTATTCGATATATGTGGTAGAATTGGTAGGTGCTCAGTACGGCGTCTCAAACCTTGGCAATTTGAAGTCAAACTATGTCATACAAAACCTCAGAGGTGACACAGTCGATACGTGGCTTTCCTGGAGACTGACTCCTGAGAGCACCCTAGTTGTGGGAGTAATTGACGGCCAAAAACATCCTGACAAATTGGAACTGATCAAGGAAGTGATACTATCCGAAGAGGCAATTCAAATTGATGATTCTTTGCTGCACAAGGGGCCTGTCGGCTCTACTTCTACTTACTATATGGGATGGGCAGGCGCGCTAAAGCAGGCTGCAAAGACACAAACTGTGCTTTACATTCCGTCCAAACTCGAGGTGGTGGAATCAAAGAGTGGAGAAGGGAACATCACTATAATACTCACCGATGAAAAAAGCGGCGACGGATATTCCGGATTTACAAAATCTATAGCAGATGATGCACAAAATCAGATCCTAAAATCCACCATAACAATCTATGAGGTGGACAGATTGGACGACGAACAATTCAAGACAGTTCTTAGGCATGAATTAGGACACGCACTGGGCCTTGCCCATTCCACAGCACCTGAGGATCTGATGGCGCCCACCATACAGACTGCTTACCCGTACATATCTGGCTGCGCAATTGACTCTATTGTGAGACTGTATGACGGTGGAAAAAACAGTCAAGTTGTATGTGAGAAATAA
- a CDS encoding class I SAM-dependent methyltransferase, translating into MQEFSLEYLRCIKCGGKLELQTLRRGSEIEEGFLFCKKCVLHFPVIGKVAILRDFAEYVSNRPRLGGDLLLSSNTMQMRSFVKKALSKAGKSFEDVSLIEKRWSGIYGNNRRSPFYSVMKKSLDSMPGGMALEHGCSIGIITEHLAKNHPIAFGIDRSYYAVLEAKKRTRKNLDYFVADSLEQPFGKVQFELVAGLNLFELIEPKVLLKSLARQVKKGGSLMLSDPYDYDRGTKSVREPLFADSVRDELIQLGFSISGKTRLPSRINWNLRLYDRAVLRYDVDLVIGKKLG; encoded by the coding sequence TTGCAAGAGTTCAGCCTAGAGTATCTGCGGTGCATCAAGTGTGGCGGAAAGCTGGAACTTCAGACGCTTCGACGCGGATCTGAGATTGAGGAGGGATTTTTATTTTGCAAAAAATGCGTGCTGCATTTTCCGGTAATCGGTAAAGTGGCAATACTCCGTGACTTTGCAGAGTATGTCTCAAACAGGCCCCGGCTGGGCGGGGACTTGCTTCTCTCATCAAATACTATGCAGATGAGGTCGTTTGTGAAAAAAGCGCTCTCAAAAGCAGGCAAGTCTTTTGAGGACGTATCATTGATTGAAAAAAGATGGTCTGGAATATACGGCAACAATCGGCGCTCACCGTTTTACTCTGTGATGAAAAAATCGCTGGATTCCATGCCTGGCGGGATGGCACTGGAGCACGGGTGCTCTATTGGGATTATCACAGAACATCTGGCAAAAAACCACCCTATTGCATTTGGGATTGACAGGTCGTATTATGCGGTACTGGAGGCAAAAAAGCGCACGCGAAAAAATCTGGATTACTTTGTGGCAGATTCACTTGAGCAGCCGTTTGGCAAGGTACAGTTTGAATTGGTTGCAGGACTGAACCTATTTGAGCTGATTGAGCCAAAAGTCTTGCTAAAGTCGCTTGCACGTCAGGTGAAAAAGGGCGGCTCTCTCATGCTGTCTGACCCATACGACTATGATCGAGGGACAAAGTCCGTCCGCGAGCCGCTATTTGCGGATTCGGTGCGCGACGAACTAATTCAGTTGGGATTTTCAATATCTGGCAAGACACGACTGCCAAGCAGAATAAATTGGAATCTACGGCTATATGACAGGGCAGTACTTCGGTATGATGTTGACTTGGTAATTGGAAAAAAACTGGGCTAG
- a CDS encoding phosphate/phosphite/phosphonate ABC transporter substrate-binding protein, which yields MNKLYAIIPIILVAGIGIGYGIFIASDSTVPEVQEAKVITLAIQPTAQASDIESQAKELEQFLEQKTGYDVQIYVPTSYAGVVEALRFGKADMAFMSAWPSYLAVQKAGATLELAEVREVVIGDTLTAETYYYSYWVVPKDSPYNTLEDLRGTTAAFPSPLSTSGYVTPMKSLVEEGLVTVEEGKEIDPKAYFADVVFAGGYGQAWEALKNGRVDVSIIAGDVNEKLYREVIDNTKVVHEQGPIPSHGVVFSKDMDSDAKAKVKAALLELGSDDGTKQIMRKLVSAIFVGFEETTADEHLGNLQSALKITGLKYTEKV from the coding sequence ATGAACAAACTCTATGCCATAATCCCGATAATTCTAGTAGCTGGGATAGGGATAGGGTATGGCATCTTTATCGCATCAGACAGCACTGTTCCAGAGGTGCAGGAGGCAAAGGTGATAACGCTGGCAATCCAGCCCACCGCGCAGGCAAGCGACATCGAGTCCCAGGCAAAAGAATTGGAGCAGTTCCTAGAGCAGAAAACAGGTTACGACGTTCAGATTTACGTCCCAACATCATACGCAGGTGTTGTGGAGGCATTACGATTTGGCAAGGCAGACATGGCATTCATGAGCGCCTGGCCATCATATCTTGCAGTACAAAAGGCAGGCGCAACACTTGAGCTTGCAGAGGTAAGAGAGGTCGTCATAGGAGATACCCTTACTGCAGAGACATATTATTACTCATACTGGGTGGTACCAAAAGATTCACCGTACAACACGCTTGAGGATCTCAGGGGCACCACTGCGGCATTTCCAAGTCCGCTGTCCACCTCAGGATACGTCACCCCAATGAAGTCACTAGTTGAAGAAGGACTTGTGACTGTCGAGGAAGGAAAGGAGATAGATCCAAAGGCATACTTTGCAGACGTGGTGTTTGCAGGTGGCTACGGTCAGGCATGGGAGGCACTAAAGAACGGCCGAGTCGACGTCAGCATAATTGCAGGAGATGTAAATGAGAAACTGTACCGAGAGGTAATAGACAACACAAAGGTAGTACACGAGCAGGGCCCAATTCCGTCACACGGCGTGGTGTTCAGTAAAGACATGGACTCGGACGCAAAGGCCAAGGTAAAGGCAGCACTGCTGGAATTAGGAAGTGACGACGGCACAAAGCAGATAATGCGAAAACTGGTGTCTGCCATATTTGTCGGCTTTGAGGAGACTACTGCGGACGAGCATCTTGGAAACCTGCAGAGTGCGCTCAAGATAACCGGCTTGAAATATACAGAGAAGGTCTAG
- a CDS encoding sensor histidine kinase, with product MNREITVTLMVLVTTTASIVGILCFYTNNEIQRLNNDTVETKIHEVTAMSSRFALRLQYVTGMMEVISHNTTMADPPTYSNLISDQLKGIPEDADSEKRNIAKILLYKKFDLDYVFYVVPNGDIYFVEPFSSQLNVLQLNLSFRDWYRGAVDTGTTYVSEVYTSSNKQHNVISVVVPIYDDEKSLNGIFGGTLNLGAVQRAFSMLDLRPNEYMLITDHNHNVVVDSRQPESGVEIRRFQLTVPDSSSKTDTNVMTTVIDGKEVLVISREMHVGTHTWSFLSIQPIADAYASSNALKNEAILLIVAMTIISSTSGFIVIRKMYANVVLTQMLKKINLELEKKTEEIEQADIKKEEFAAMITHELKTPLMPIMGYCKMLKTKMLGELTGEQLESVVTIENNAKRLVSLIDDILDARKLDLNKMRFKMEDVSIDELFEEIHSSYKVLKEKGKEFVIDMQVHGSTIRTDKMRLRQVFDNLISNAIKFTPDEDAKIEVGAKYADNKIRFYVKDNGFGIPPEKQVNLFKKFYQIDTSERRKAGGTGLGLAISKGIVENLNGKIWVKSDGKSGSTFYFELPQ from the coding sequence TTGAACAGAGAGATTACAGTAACCCTGATGGTCTTAGTTACAACCACTGCGTCCATTGTGGGAATTTTGTGTTTTTACACAAATAATGAAATTCAGAGATTGAATAATGATACCGTTGAGACAAAAATACATGAAGTTACTGCGATGTCCTCTCGCTTTGCATTACGACTGCAATATGTAACTGGAATGATGGAAGTGATAAGTCATAATACTACCATGGCAGATCCTCCAACATATTCGAATTTGATCTCAGATCAGCTAAAGGGCATACCTGAAGATGCGGATTCTGAGAAAAGAAATATCGCAAAAATATTGCTTTACAAAAAATTTGATCTAGATTACGTCTTTTATGTTGTACCAAATGGTGACATCTATTTTGTTGAGCCATTTAGTTCACAGCTCAATGTCTTACAACTGAATTTGTCTTTTAGGGACTGGTACCGCGGTGCAGTGGATACCGGGACTACGTATGTGAGCGAAGTCTATACATCTAGTAACAAGCAGCACAATGTCATATCTGTTGTAGTTCCAATATATGATGACGAGAAGTCCTTAAATGGTATATTTGGAGGCACGCTTAATCTTGGAGCAGTTCAACGGGCATTTTCTATGCTGGATCTGAGGCCAAACGAGTACATGCTCATAACGGATCACAATCACAACGTTGTGGTTGACTCTAGACAGCCGGAATCGGGTGTGGAAATTAGAAGATTCCAACTAACTGTACCTGACTCGTCGTCTAAAACTGATACCAACGTCATGACTACTGTGATCGATGGCAAAGAGGTACTGGTAATATCTAGAGAAATGCATGTCGGCACTCATACTTGGTCATTTCTGTCTATTCAGCCAATTGCCGATGCGTATGCATCATCTAATGCGTTGAAAAATGAGGCAATTCTACTGATTGTGGCAATGACGATAATAAGCAGCACAAGCGGATTTATCGTGATCCGAAAAATGTATGCAAATGTGGTGCTCACTCAAATGTTAAAGAAAATCAACTTGGAACTGGAGAAAAAAACAGAGGAGATCGAGCAGGCTGACATTAAAAAAGAAGAGTTTGCTGCCATGATAACTCATGAACTAAAGACCCCCCTGATGCCAATTATGGGCTACTGTAAGATGTTAAAGACCAAAATGCTTGGGGAACTGACCGGCGAGCAGTTGGAATCTGTTGTCACAATAGAAAACAACGCAAAACGACTGGTTTCACTAATCGATGACATCTTGGATGCAAGAAAACTGGACCTGAACAAGATGCGGTTCAAAATGGAAGATGTTTCAATCGACGAGCTATTTGAAGAGATACACTCTAGCTACAAGGTACTAAAAGAAAAAGGTAAAGAATTCGTTATTGATATGCAGGTGCACGGATCTACAATAAGAACTGACAAGATGCGACTGCGCCAAGTATTTGACAATCTGATTTCAAACGCAATAAAATTCACTCCAGATGAGGATGCAAAAATTGAGGTGGGTGCAAAGTATGCTGATAATAAAATAAGATTCTATGTAAAAGATAATGGCTTTGGAATTCCTCCCGAAAAACAAGTTAATCTCTTCAAAAAGTTTTACCAAATTGATACATCTGAGAGGAGGAAGGCGGGAGGTACTGGACTTGGACTTGCAATCAGCAAGGGTATAGTGGAGAATCTAAATGGAAAAATTTGGGTTAAAAGTGATGGAAAGTCAGGCTCAACATTTTATTTTGAGCTTCCACAGTGA
- a CDS encoding SirB1 family protein, which produces MSEKFDPFVAEWLAYSTDKRYNLVEKCLKLGQILEYPDLKIQDEIAKINDIAKSLKVMLSDVKNPTYLISMLNEHLFQTLGFVGDTEDYYDPKNNFLNEVLDKKSGIPITLSIIYVEVARQIGLDLRICGFPSHVVVKYNEEMILDPFEGGRLLNVEDLEEILFRNFGEDVEFSPEFLDELPEDKVLVRIMRNLKNSYSQSYAYEKAMRCTNMILAVEPESPDEIRDKGILEDRLLHYEEALKYLNRYLEIAPEAPDVDFVLELIRDIREKINQ; this is translated from the coding sequence TTGAGCGAGAAATTCGACCCCTTTGTGGCAGAATGGCTGGCATACTCCACAGACAAAAGGTACAACTTGGTGGAAAAATGCCTAAAGCTTGGCCAGATCCTAGAGTATCCCGACCTGAAAATCCAAGACGAGATTGCAAAGATAAACGACATTGCAAAGTCCCTCAAGGTGATGCTCTCCGATGTGAAAAACCCGACATATCTCATATCGATGCTCAATGAGCACCTCTTTCAGACACTCGGCTTTGTCGGAGACACTGAGGATTATTACGACCCAAAGAACAACTTTCTAAACGAGGTGTTAGACAAGAAAAGTGGAATCCCCATAACCCTGTCAATTATTTACGTCGAGGTTGCAAGACAGATAGGGTTGGACCTGCGAATCTGTGGCTTCCCAAGTCACGTGGTCGTAAAATACAACGAAGAGATGATACTGGACCCATTTGAGGGCGGCAGGCTACTCAACGTAGAGGATCTCGAAGAGATCCTGTTTAGGAATTTTGGCGAGGACGTCGAGTTTTCCCCGGAGTTTTTGGACGAGCTTCCAGAGGACAAGGTGCTAGTCAGAATAATGCGGAACCTGAAGAACTCGTATTCCCAGTCGTACGCGTACGAAAAGGCAATGCGGTGCACCAACATGATACTTGCAGTGGAGCCGGAGTCGCCAGACGAGATACGCGACAAGGGCATCCTAGAAGACAGGTTGCTCCACTACGAGGAGGCCCTCAAGTACCTCAACAGATACCTTGAGATCGCCCCCGAAGCCCCGGACGTGGACTTTGTTCTGGAACTAATACGAGATATTAGAGAAAAGATTAATCAATAA
- a CDS encoding response regulator, with product MNILIIDDNCEITTMLSKYFTLKGHTCYVSNDGKNGLLMMENSQFHVVLLDLAMPDFSGRDLINHLHDHGKMRNHTVITLTASSLSDIDATYLMEKGVHSVLKKPIDPDTLLEYLMKVTAK from the coding sequence ATGAATATTCTCATCATCGATGATAACTGCGAAATAACCACAATGCTCTCAAAATACTTTACACTAAAAGGACACACGTGTTATGTCTCCAACGATGGTAAAAACGGCCTACTCATGATGGAAAATTCTCAGTTTCATGTTGTATTGCTTGATCTTGCAATGCCTGATTTTTCGGGACGCGATCTAATCAACCATCTGCATGATCATGGAAAGATGCGCAATCATACTGTGATTACACTCACCGCATCATCATTATCTGATATTGACGCAACTTACCTGATGGAAAAAGGAGTTCACTCTGTTCTAAAAAAGCCGATTGATCCTGACACCCTGTTGGAATATTTGATGAAGGTGACGGCAAAATAA
- a CDS encoding two-component system sensor histidine kinase NtrB, whose amino-acid sequence MYGIDHTTQQMPVKFGLYHVQLMRYYDEVLAQSARNYAFTADKKWVMRYRTIEPLSDKLLKDAIKAADDSTRPFFVTLDKANAALVAMEHRSIRLVRRGKKEEALGLLDGMEYEKQRKILAGGLADFVAKMEGAKTKHEIAANIAIPSVQDVMDLERKLAVIEESVKKERLVAIGELAARFAHDIRNPLAVIRNSIDLLTSQNPDPKTIDHYQRIQRAVTRITYQIDDVLNFVKPRILIPKQITLFEILNSTVSKVKIPDTVRLEMPKKDIVFVADPINLEIVFVNLITNAIQAMNNSGKIRIGYKVEKKNIVISLSDSGPGIPKKYLSKIFEPLFTTKQTGTGLGLVSCKTIVEQHGGKISVQSRTGSGTTFFINLPKKRMPARR is encoded by the coding sequence ATGTATGGAATAGATCACACCACACAGCAAATGCCTGTCAAGTTCGGATTGTATCACGTGCAGCTTATGAGGTATTATGATGAGGTCCTGGCCCAGTCTGCAAGAAACTATGCGTTCACTGCGGACAAAAAATGGGTGATGAGGTACAGGACAATCGAGCCGCTGTCTGACAAACTACTCAAGGATGCAATAAAGGCAGCAGACGACTCTACTCGTCCGTTTTTTGTGACTCTGGACAAGGCAAATGCTGCGCTTGTAGCGATGGAGCACCGCTCAATTAGACTTGTGCGCCGTGGCAAGAAGGAAGAGGCGCTTGGGCTGCTTGATGGAATGGAGTATGAGAAACAAAGGAAGATTCTTGCGGGAGGACTTGCTGACTTTGTGGCAAAGATGGAGGGAGCAAAGACAAAGCACGAGATTGCTGCAAACATTGCAATTCCATCAGTTCAGGATGTGATGGACCTTGAGCGCAAGCTTGCAGTAATAGAGGAGAGCGTCAAAAAAGAGCGGCTTGTGGCAATAGGCGAGCTTGCGGCAAGATTTGCTCATGACATCCGCAATCCGCTTGCGGTTATTCGCAACTCAATAGACCTTCTAACATCACAGAATCCCGACCCAAAAACAATCGACCACTACCAGAGGATACAGCGCGCTGTGACTAGGATCACATACCAGATAGACGACGTCCTCAATTTTGTAAAGCCTAGAATCCTGATACCAAAACAGATCACATTGTTTGAGATACTAAACTCCACTGTCAGCAAGGTAAAGATTCCTGACACCGTCCGGCTTGAGATGCCAAAAAAGGACATCGTGTTTGTCGCAGATCCGATAAACTTGGAGATAGTATTCGTCAATTTAATAACAAACGCGATTCAGGCGATGAACAACTCTGGCAAGATACGCATCGGCTACAAGGTAGAAAAGAAAAACATCGTGATATCTTTGAGCGACAGCGGTCCTGGCATTCCAAAGAAATACCTCTCAAAGATATTCGAGCCATTGTTTACTACAAAGCAGACAGGCACCGGACTTGGGCTGGTCAGCTGCAAGACAATAGTGGAACAGCACGGCGGCAAGATATCTGTACAAAGTCGGACAGGGAGTGGGACTACGTTTTTTATCAACCTGCCAAAGAAGCGCATGCCGGCACGCAGATAA
- a CDS encoding response regulator gives MKILHIDDNSDITKMFSKYFKLKGIDVSIANDGQNGLQMITNERFDVVLLDLAMPNFSGRDIVDHLHRNGIRNQCKIIALTASSISVDDELSLRGKGVHSVLRKPIDPDELLNYLQAVK, from the coding sequence GTGAAAATATTACATATTGACGATAATTCCGACATCACCAAAATGTTCTCAAAATATTTCAAACTGAAAGGCATTGACGTATCAATCGCAAATGACGGCCAAAACGGCTTACAAATGATCACAAACGAAAGATTTGATGTTGTTTTGCTTGACTTGGCAATGCCTAATTTTTCAGGGCGTGACATAGTTGATCATCTCCACCGCAACGGAATTCGTAACCAATGCAAAATTATCGCACTCACGGCGTCATCCATATCTGTTGATGATGAGCTGAGTCTGAGAGGTAAGGGAGTTCACTCTGTACTGAGAAAACCAATTGATCCTGACGAATTACTGAATTATCTGCAGGCAGTCAAATAG
- a CDS encoding response regulator gives MDSTTAIVIDDDKETVSVFCEYMRGMGIDVRGFGYNGKQAVELYERLRPDVVFLDLIMPEYDGFYALDRLRQIDPDSKVIVITANHLTEADGARLENLNPTRVVTKPFDVNDILRFVGELGK, from the coding sequence TTGGACTCCACTACTGCAATAGTAATTGACGACGACAAGGAGACGGTGTCAGTGTTCTGCGAGTACATGCGAGGCATGGGCATCGACGTTCGGGGGTTTGGCTACAACGGAAAGCAGGCAGTGGAACTGTATGAACGGCTCCGACCGGATGTGGTGTTCTTGGATCTGATCATGCCTGAATACGACGGATTTTATGCACTTGACAGGCTGCGTCAAATTGATCCTGACTCCAAGGTGATAGTCATTACTGCAAACCACCTCACAGAGGCAGACGGGGCGCGCCTTGAAAATCTGAATCCGACCCGCGTAGTGACAAAGCCGTTTGACGTCAACGACATCCTAAGGTTCGTTGGCGAGCTTGGAAAGTAG
- a CDS encoding phosphonate ABC transporter ATP-binding protein, translating to MDALSMNAVQLTVNNRKILNNLSMNVPEGSAVTIMGPNGAGKTTLLKVALGLLKPTSGEMYFFGKKGLDNESQKMLGYIPQNLGLVNELSVFTNVMMGALRRMPRWRSITGMYTKDMLDEAYSLMYDLKVSHLKDVKVKKLSGGEKQRVAIARTLIQRPSIILADEMTASLDFKAAVTVMDIFADVRKKKKITILMTHHNPDIAKMYSDNVLIMINGRIEKNIPAKEITQDTIGGLYEPQ from the coding sequence ATGGATGCACTCAGCATGAACGCAGTTCAGCTGACTGTAAACAACAGAAAGATACTCAACAATTTGTCCATGAACGTACCGGAAGGCAGTGCGGTCACCATAATGGGTCCAAACGGGGCAGGAAAGACTACTCTGCTAAAGGTCGCACTTGGTCTTTTGAAGCCGACCTCAGGCGAGATGTATTTTTTTGGAAAAAAGGGCTTGGACAATGAAAGTCAGAAGATGTTAGGATACATACCGCAGAATCTCGGTCTAGTCAATGAACTTAGTGTGTTTACCAACGTGATGATGGGTGCCCTAAGGAGGATGCCACGCTGGCGCTCAATTACCGGCATGTACACAAAGGACATGCTAGACGAAGCATACTCTTTGATGTACGACCTCAAGGTATCACACCTCAAGGACGTAAAGGTAAAGAAGCTGAGCGGCGGTGAAAAACAGCGAGTTGCAATAGCAAGGACGCTTATTCAAAGACCTTCGATAATTCTGGCAGACGAGATGACTGCAAGCCTTGATTTCAAAGCAGCAGTAACTGTGATGGACATTTTTGCGGACGTAAGGAAGAAGAAAAAGATCACCATACTGATGACCCACCATAACCCAGACATCGCAAAAATGTACAGTGACAACGTACTAATCATGATAAACGGCAGGATTGAAAAGAACATCCCCGCAAAAGAGATCACACAGGACACCATAGGAGGGCTCTATGAACCCCAGTAG